Part of the Streptomyces sp. HSG2 genome, AGCAGCGCATCACGGAGTTGACGGGCGCGTGCCGACGAGACTCCGGAAGGTTGCGTATTCGCATGTCCATCACCAGTACCGAGCACACCGCGGCGGTCGAGGCCGAAGCCGACGTCGAGACGGTGCCGTCGGGTGCCGAGGGCCCCGGTGAGGCCCAGGCCGCCGAGACCGCCCCGGCCGCCGAGGTCGTCGACTCCGCGGAGTCCGCCGACTCCGCCGAGGCTCCCCCGATCACGTTCGCCGATCTCGGCCTGCCCGAGGGCGTCGTGCGCAAGCTCGCCCAGAACGGCGTCACCACCCCCTTCCCGATCCAGGCCGCGACCATCCCGGACGCCCTGGCCGGCAAGGACATCCTCGGCCGCGGACGCACCGGCTCGGGCAAGACGCTGTCCTTCGGCCTGCCGACCCTGGCCACTCTCGCCGGCGGCCGGACGGAGAAGAAGCGGCCCCGTGCCGTCATCCTCACGCCGACCCGCGAGCTGGCCATGCAGGTGGCCGACGCGCTCCAGCCGTACGGCGACGTGCTCGGCCTCCGGATGAAGGTCGTCTGCGGCGGCACCTCGATGGGCAACCAGATCTACGCCCTGGAGCGGGGCGTGGACGTGCTGGTCGCCACGCCCGGACGGCTGCGCGACATCATCAACCGCGGAGCCTGCTCGCTGGACGACGTGCGGGTAGCCGTCCTGGACGAGGCCGACCAGATGTCCGACCTCGGCTTCCTGCCCGAGGTCACCGAGCTGCTGGACCAGGTGCCGGCGGGCGGCCAGCGGATGCTGTTCTCCGCGACCATGGAGAACGAGATCAAGACCCTGGTGGACCGCTACCTGAACGAGCCGGTCAGCCACGAGGTCGACGCCGCCCAGGGCGCGGTGACGACCATGTCGCACCACATCCTGGTGGTGAAGCCCAAGGACAAGGCCCCGGTCACCGCGGCGATCGCGTCGCGCAAGGGCCGCACCATCGTCTTCGTCCGCACCCAGCTCGGCGCGGACCGGGTCGCCGACCAGCTGCGCGAGGCCGGCGCCAAGGCCGACGCGCTGCACGGGGGCATGACACAGGGCGCCCGGACCCGCACCCTGGCGGACTTCAAGGACGGCTACGTCAACGTGCTGGTGGCGACGGACGTCGCCGCCCGGGGCATCCACGTCGACGGGATCGATCTCGTACTCAACGTGGACCCGGCCGGTGACCACAAGGACTACCTGCACCGGGCCGGGCGCACCGCTCGGGCGGGCCGCACGGGCACCGTCGTCTCCCTCTCGCTGCCGCACCAGCGGCGTCAGATCTTCCGCCTCATGGAGGACGCCGGGGTGGAGGCCTCGCGCCACATCGTGCAGGGGGGCGCCGCCTTCGACCCGGAGGTCGCCGAGATCACCGGCGCCCGTTCGATGACCGAGGTCCAGGCCGAGTCCGCCGGCAACGCCGCACAGCACGCCGAGCGCGAGGTGGGACAGCTCACCAAGGAGCTGGAGCGCGCCCAGCGGCGCGCCGCGGAACTGCGGCAGGACGCGGACCGACTGCTGGCCAAGGCGGCCCGCGAGCGGGGTGAGGACCCCGTCGCGGCCGTCGCCCAGGCCGCCGAGACCGCTTCGGCGGCCGAGGCGACGATCTCGGTGCCGGAGCAGCCGGGGCCGCGCCAGGCGGAGCCGGCGGAGCGTCCCTCCGACCGCGACCGCTCCCACGATCGTGAGCGTGGTGGGCGTTCGTTCGAGCGTCGTGATGATCGGCGTGAGGACCGTGGTGGGTTCCGTCGTGATGAGCGTCGGGACGACCGTGGTGGGCGTTCGTTCGAGCGTCGTGACGACCGGCGTGACGATCGTGGTGGGTTCCGTCGGGACGACCGTGGTGGGTTCCGCCGTGATGAGCGACGGGACGACCGTGGTGGGCGTTCGTTCGAGCGCCGCGACGATCGGCGTGAGGACCGTGGTGGGTTCCGTCGGGACGACCGTGGTGGGTTCCGCCGTGATGAGCGACGGGACGACCGTGGTGGGCGTTCGTTCGAGCGTCGTGATGAGCGTCGGGACGACCGTGGTGGGCGTTCGTTCGAGCGCCGTGATGATCGGCGTGAGGACCGTGGTGGGTTCCGTCGTGATGAGCGTCGGGACGACCGGCGTGACGATCGTGGTGGGTTCCGCCGGGACGACCGAGGCGGCCACCGCGGCAGCGACCGCCCGTTCAACCGGGACCGTCAGGGCGATCGCCCCGGTTTCCGTTCCGGTGGCCACGACCGCCCGTACGGACGCCGCGACGACCACCGGGGATCCTCCTTCGGCCGGCGTGAGGACAAGCCGCGCTGGAAGCGCAACGGCTGACGCCCGGTCATGGCCGGGGGCCGTCGCTCCCGGCCGTGCGCGGGTCCGTCGTCCGTCCCGACCGGCGGTGCCCCGGTGGCTCCGGTCGGGACACACCGGCCGTGTCGCGTGGCGTCCGGGATGGGCTGTGGGAGCGGCCCGACCGACGGCTATGCTGGGCCGCGCGGGCCGCTAGCTCAATTGGTCAGAGCAGCAGACTTTTAATCTGTTGGTTGTGGGTTCGAGTCCCACGCGGCCTACCTGGACAGCCCCCGCCTCCGTGAAACACCGGAGGCGGGGGCTGTCGTCGTGTCGTGGGCGTCCGCCCGACCGGCTCGCCGCGTCCGGGGAAGCCCGTCGGCGGCCCGGGACGGCCGGGTCCGGTGGGGACCGCGCGGGTCCCGTCGGGCCCGGACGCGAAAGCGCCCGGACCGTGTACCGGTCCGGGCGCGTCCGCGGCCGTGGGGGGTGGCCGTGGGGGGATCAGAAGGTCAGGCTCCAGGAGTCGATGTAGCCGGTGTCACCGCTGTAGGTGTCGGTGACACGGAGCTTCCAGGTGCCGTTGGCGGTGACGCCGGAGGCGTCGACGGAGTACGTGGTGTTGACGTTGGCCGCGTCGTCGTCGCCGTCCGCCGACTTCAGCACGGCGGAGCCGCCGCTCGGAGCCACGATCGCGATCTCCAGGTCGCCCCGGTAGGTGTGCTTGATGTCGACGTCGATCTCCAGGTCGGACGGGGCGTTGCCGCTGATTCCCGAGACCGTGATGGAGGAGCTCACCGTCGAGTTGTCCGAGATGGTGACGTTGTCGGAGTTGGTGAAGACGGTGCCACCGGTCGACCCGCTCCCGCCGCTGTCGGCGCCGAGGGTGGCGGCGGCGTCGGCGAGACCGTAGCCGCAGCCGCCGGAGCAGGAGCCGGGCAGGGTGCGGGCGTTGCTCTTGATGGTGCTCTCGACCTGGGCCGGCGTGATCGAGGGGGTGGCCTCGTACATCAGGGCGGCCAGGCCGGCGATGTGCGGGGCGGCCATGCTGGTGCCCTGGTAGGCGGCGTAGGTGTCGCTACCGACGCTGCGGCTGCCGGTGTTCAGCGTGGACCAGATGCCGTTGGCGGAGCTGCTCGGGGTCTCGCCACCGGGGGCAGTGATGTCGACGACGCTGCCGTAGTTCGAGTAGTAGGCGCGGTTGCCCTGCCGGTCGGAGGCGGCGACGGTGATGACGTTGCCGCAGCTGGCCGGGTTGAACAGGCGAGCGTTCAGGTTGTCGTTGCCGGCGGCCACGACGATGGTGGTGCCGCGGCTCACCGCGCTGTTGATGGCGCTCTGGGTGCCCGCGTCGCAGGTTCCCTCGCCGCCGA contains:
- a CDS encoding DEAD/DEAH box helicase, which translates into the protein MSITSTEHTAAVEAEADVETVPSGAEGPGEAQAAETAPAAEVVDSAESADSAEAPPITFADLGLPEGVVRKLAQNGVTTPFPIQAATIPDALAGKDILGRGRTGSGKTLSFGLPTLATLAGGRTEKKRPRAVILTPTRELAMQVADALQPYGDVLGLRMKVVCGGTSMGNQIYALERGVDVLVATPGRLRDIINRGACSLDDVRVAVLDEADQMSDLGFLPEVTELLDQVPAGGQRMLFSATMENEIKTLVDRYLNEPVSHEVDAAQGAVTTMSHHILVVKPKDKAPVTAAIASRKGRTIVFVRTQLGADRVADQLREAGAKADALHGGMTQGARTRTLADFKDGYVNVLVATDVAARGIHVDGIDLVLNVDPAGDHKDYLHRAGRTARAGRTGTVVSLSLPHQRRQIFRLMEDAGVEASRHIVQGGAAFDPEVAEITGARSMTEVQAESAGNAAQHAEREVGQLTKELERAQRRAAELRQDADRLLAKAARERGEDPVAAVAQAAETASAAEATISVPEQPGPRQAEPAERPSDRDRSHDRERGGRSFERRDDRREDRGGFRRDERRDDRGGRSFERRDDRRDDRGGFRRDDRGGFRRDERRDDRGGRSFERRDDRREDRGGFRRDDRGGFRRDERRDDRGGRSFERRDERRDDRGGRSFERRDDRREDRGGFRRDERRDDRRDDRGGFRRDDRGGHRGSDRPFNRDRQGDRPGFRSGGHDRPYGRRDDHRGSSFGRREDKPRWKRNG